GTACTGCTCGACCAGTCTCTGACGGCGGAGATTCTTTTCAATGGATGACTTCTTGGCCATATCAATCAGGCTGCGTTCACTTTGGCGGTTTCTGGACGGCGGAAAGGCATCCCCAGGAGTCTGAGCAATTCCCTGCCCTCGTCGTCGGTCTTGGCGGAGGTAACGATGGTGATATCGAGACCCATCGGGGTCTTGTGCCCCTCGATCGAAATCTCGGGGAAAATGGTGACGTCGGCGATACCGAGGTTGTAGTTGCCGTGTCCGTCCAACTTCGAGGAAACGCCACGAAAGTCGCGGATCGTCGGCAGAGCGATCGAAACCAGACGGTAGTAGAACTCGAGCATGCGGTCACCACGCATGGTGACCTTGCATCCGATGGGCATGCCCTGACGGAGCTTGAAGTTCGAGATGCTGGTCCGGGCCGTCGTCACCACCGCCTGCTGGCCGCTGATCAGGCTCAGATCCTTCTGGGCATCGGCCATGACCGACTTGTCGGCCGCGGCCGAGATGCCGGTGTTGAGAACGATCTTCTCCAGGTGAGGCACTTCGTGCGGGTTCTTGTAGCCCCGGCTCTTGATCAGGGCGGGGACGACCTCTTCGGCGTAGAATGTTTTGAGAAAGGGAGTCATGGATGATTTGTCAGATTACCGACCTGACGGTTTCGGCTCCGGATGGAATGGGTTTATTTCGCGGGTTTGCCCGCTGGCTTGCGGCGTTCCTGGCGGGCGTCGAAACGCGAGGCCAGCATGAGATTCGAAAGGTGGATGGAACCCTCCCGTTCGATGATGGCCCCTTCGGGTTGATCCTGGGTCTTCTTCTGATGCTTCTTCATCATGGCCAGCCCCTCAACCACCGCGCGGTGCTTCCGGGAGATCACCTCCAGGACACGGCCGCGTTTGCCGGCGCTCGATCCCGCCAATACGACGACTTCGTCGCCTCTTTTCACATGGGTCTTGATCATCAGAGTACCTCCGGAGCAAGTGATACGATCTTCATGAACTGCTTCTGGCGCAGCTCGCGGGCAACCGGACCGAAGATGCGGGTCCCTTTCGGGTTGCCCTGGGCATCGATGATCACGATCGCATTCGAATCAAAGCGCAGGTAGGAGCCGTCCGCCCGACGAATTGGTGCTTTCGTCCGGACCACCACCGCGCGGGCGACCTCGCCCTTTTTCACGCTGGCATCCGTACTGCTCTCCTTGATGTTGACGACAATGATGTCGCCGACCGAGGCAGTCTTCTTGCGCTGGCCGAGACGCTGGATCATAGAGGCCTTGCGGGCTCCCGTATTGTCCGCGACCTGCAGAGTGGAAAGGAGTTGTATCATGACTTTGAAGCCTCGGTTGATTGCTTCTCATCAACCGCCGCGACCACGTCGGCCTCGGTCGGGGTCGTCGCGTCGAGAACCGGGGCGGCCTCGACCACCCGGATGACGCGCCAACGCTTCAGGCGGCTGAGCGGCCGCGTTTCCATGATCTCGACCAGGTCACCCGGCCGGGTCTCGTTCTTCTCGTCGTGGGCATGAAGGACGGTCTTCCGGTTGATGACCTTGCCGTAAAGGGGATGCGGGATCTTGTAGGGGACCGTCACTTTGACCGATTTGTCGCCCATGCGGCTGGTCACAGTGCCCTGGAGCTTCTTGCGTGTGTTGCGGGTCGGCGATTCCATGTCAGGCATCGGTTCAGGATTGGGAAGCGGCGGCCTGACCGGCACGCTGCTTTTCGCAATGGATGGTTTCCAGGCGGGCGATGTCGCGACGCAGGGATTGCAATTCGTTGGTTTTCTCGACCTGTCCGGTCTGCTTGCGCAGACGCAGGTGCAGGAGTTTCTCGCGGGTGTCCCGAATCGTCTTTTCGAGTTCGGTCGGTGCGAGTTCGCGGATTTCCTTGGTATTCATGGACAATTGGCCGGCGGTTCAGTCCGCACGCTGCAGAAAGCGGCAGCGGAGCGGGATTTTGTTGTCGGCAAGACGGCAGGCCTCGCGGGCAAGGGTCAGCGAGACACCGGAAAGCTCAAAGAGGACCACGCCGGGTTTGATCGCGGCGACATAGTATTCCACCGGTCCCTTCCCCTTGCCCATTCGGGTTTCCAGGGGCTTCTTGGTGACGGGCTTGTGCGGGAAGATCCGGATCCAGACTTTCCCACGCCGTTTCATGTGACGGTTGATGGCGACACGAGCGGCTTCAATCTGGGCGGACGTCAGGTAACCGCGGGTGAGGGCCTGGATGCCGAAATCGCCGAAGGCCAGCGTGTTGCCCCCTTTGGCGTTTCCAGCCAGGGAACCCTTCTGGGTCTTGCGGTACTTGGTGCGTGAAGGAGTGAGTGGCATGACTAATAGTTACCTCAGTTCGTGTCCGAATCCTTTTTGCAGATCCAGCATTTGACCCCGATGATGCCCGCAATGGTCCGCGCCTCGGTCTGGCCGTAGTCGATGTTCTGGCGCAGGGTGTGCAGCGGAACACTTCCTTCGCGCTGGGTTTCCGTCCGGGCGATGTCCGAACCGCCGAGGCGGCCGGATACCCGGATCTTGATTCCGTCCGCGCCAAGACTCATGGCCATCTGGATGGCCTTCTTCATGGCGCGTCGGAAGGAAATGCGGCGCTCAAGCTGGAGCGCGACGTTCTCGGCGACGAGCTGGGCCTCAATCTCCGGCTTCTTGACCTCCTGGATGTCGAGAAGGATCTCCTTGCCGGTCATCTTGGCGAGGTCTTCCTTGATCTTCTCGATCTCCTGTCCCTTGCGACCGATGACGATGCCCGGCCGGGCGGTGAAGATCTTGACCCGGACACGGTTCGAGGCGCGCTCAATGAAGATCCGCGGGACGGACGCAAAGCGCAGCTTCTCCAAGAGCGTCGAGCGGATGATATGGTCTTCCAGAAGGGTCTTCGGAAAGTCCTTCCTGTTCGCGTACCAACGCGACTGCCAGTTACGATGGACGGCCAGACGAAAGCCGATCGGATGTGTCTTTTGTCCCATGGGTCAGTTGCTTCCTGCTTTATCCGTGAGGATGATGCGAATATGTGACATGCGCTTCTTGCGGGGAGCCGCAGAACCGCGGGCGGCAGCCTTGAAACGTTTGAGGACCGGTCCTTCCTCGATGATGGCCTTGGTCACCACGAGATTCTCGACCGAAAGCTCATTGTTGTTTTCCGCGTTGGCGATGGCCGATTTCAGTGTCTTGGCGACCAGGCGGGCGGACTTCCGCGGAATGAACCGAACCAGTTCCATCGCTTCGGAAGCAGGGCGGCCCACGATGACGCGCGCCACCTCCCGAATCTTCTTCGGCGACATGCGGGCGTAGCGGGTTAGTGCTTGGATTTCCATGTGATCAGAAGTTGTCGATCAAGCCGTCTTGTTGGTGTGGGTGCCGTGGGATCGGAAGGTCCGGGTCGGCGCGAATTCGCCCAGTTTGTGGCCGACCATGTTCTCGGTCACGTAGACCGAAATGAAGTTCTTGCCGTTGTGAACGTTGAAGGTATTGCCCACGAAATCGGGCGTGATGGTGGAGCGG
This sequence is a window from Opitutaceae bacterium. Protein-coding genes within it:
- the rplE gene encoding 50S ribosomal protein L5, with translation MTPFLKTFYAEEVVPALIKSRGYKNPHEVPHLEKIVLNTGISAAADKSVMADAQKDLSLISGQQAVVTTARTSISNFKLRQGMPIGCKVTMRGDRMLEFYYRLVSIALPTIRDFRGVSSKLDGHGNYNLGIADVTIFPEISIEGHKTPMGLDITIVTSAKTDDEGRELLRLLGMPFRRPETAKVNAA
- the rplX gene encoding 50S ribosomal protein L24 encodes the protein MIKTHVKRGDEVVVLAGSSAGKRGRVLEVISRKHRAVVEGLAMMKKHQKKTQDQPEGAIIEREGSIHLSNLMLASRFDARQERRKPAGKPAK
- the rplN gene encoding 50S ribosomal protein L14 gives rise to the protein MIQLLSTLQVADNTGARKASMIQRLGQRKKTASVGDIIVVNIKESSTDASVKKGEVARAVVVRTKAPIRRADGSYLRFDSNAIVIIDAQGNPKGTRIFGPVARELRQKQFMKIVSLAPEVL
- the rpmC gene encoding 50S ribosomal protein L29; translation: MNTKEIRELAPTELEKTIRDTREKLLHLRLRKQTGQVEKTNELQSLRRDIARLETIHCEKQRAGQAAASQS
- the rplP gene encoding 50S ribosomal protein L16; the encoded protein is MPLTPSRTKYRKTQKGSLAGNAKGGNTLAFGDFGIQALTRGYLTSAQIEAARVAINRHMKRRGKVWIRIFPHKPVTKKPLETRMGKGKGPVEYYVAAIKPGVVLFELSGVSLTLAREACRLADNKIPLRCRFLQRAD
- the rpsC gene encoding 30S ribosomal protein S3 — protein: MGQKTHPIGFRLAVHRNWQSRWYANRKDFPKTLLEDHIIRSTLLEKLRFASVPRIFIERASNRVRVKIFTARPGIVIGRKGQEIEKIKEDLAKMTGKEILLDIQEVKKPEIEAQLVAENVALQLERRISFRRAMKKAIQMAMSLGADGIKIRVSGRLGGSDIARTETQREGSVPLHTLRQNIDYGQTEARTIAGIIGVKCWICKKDSDTN
- the rplV gene encoding 50S ribosomal protein L22, with the translated sequence MEIQALTRYARMSPKKIREVARVIVGRPASEAMELVRFIPRKSARLVAKTLKSAIANAENNNELSVENLVVTKAIIEEGPVLKRFKAAARGSAAPRKKRMSHIRIILTDKAGSN
- the rpsS gene encoding 30S ribosomal protein S19, with product MARSIKKGFFVDPHLADKIEAAAKSSARRPITTWSRRSTITPDFVGNTFNVHNGKNFISVYVTENMVGHKLGEFAPTRTFRSHGTHTNKTA